tatcgattgaaaaatgcaaGGCCCACAAGAGACTTGTAACGTATGTTGGGCCCACAAGACATGTTGGACCCAAATATGAGATATGTTGGGCTTCCTCAAAAGAGAAGAGATTGCTGtatttgtagattttttttctacGAAAAAAACCTTCTGAAAGTAGAAAAGGGTACTAAGAAAGAATCTAGAGAGTATCTAAGAGAGATCTACCGAAATATAGACAGTTTTGCCTACGTATACTTTTAGTACTTTACTTTAGGATAAGGAAATGGTGGAACAATAAAGTAGCACATGGAGTTATAAAAGCCTGCAAAACGGTTGAACCATGTGTGGGCCCACATCTCATAGGGCGTTCAAGTCAAGCATGAGCCAACAAGGAAAATACGTTGTGTCAAATCAAATAACATATAGAGCCCACAAAATCTAGCCCGCGAGCTCAACAAAAGAATGCAGGGATAGATGTCATCAGATCAACAATGTTTGAAATTGAATGTGTGCAATGATAAGATAACGTCGCAGCCTGATCTTTGGcaaaaactattcaaattcaaaagaaggTTGTTGGCCAAGTATCTTATCAACGGAATAAGTGGACCGTCATCAAAGGAGGGGAACTTCTCCCATgaacatatatattatacaaagaaagaaagagagcaaGGAGAAAGCACAAGAGAGAAGCAAAAGATACACCGAGCAAGCAAGTACACAAGTATACTTCGTCTGAATGTATTCTCTATTTTCTTGATGTAAACAAGGGCTTTAAATccaaatataaataaaataaaattgttctTCTCTGTTTTGTTAAGATAAACTTGCTTTCTGTCTTCACTAATAAGAGGTTTTAGCCTTTCTGTCTTTCATCATTTAAAGCCCTTGTTTACATCAGGAAGTAGAGAATACATTCAGACGAAGTATACTTGGAGGGATCGGAACCCTTTACCTATTGCTCGTCGTACTTACACAGTATAGTACACTAACTGGTCTTCGAGGTTTGGAGAAGATTGCATGTTGGGGTGTACTTGCTTGCTTGGTTTATCTATTGCTTTTCTCTTGTGCTTTCTCCTTACTCTCTACGTTCATGGAAGAAGGTCCACTCCTCTGATGATGGTCCCCTTATTCCATTAATAAGATACTTGGCCAACAACCTACGTTATTTTATCATCACACCCCATTCAATTTCAGGCTCATGCTTGACTTGTAGGCCCTATGAGATGTGGGCCCACGCATTTTCAAACCGATTTTCTGGCTTGCGTAACTCCATGTGCTACTTTATCTGCAGGTCCAACATATCTCGTCTTCAGGTCCAACATGTCTTGTGGGCCGTGCTTGTTTCAATTGATATATGTAGGCTTGGTGGGCCAACATACCCATTTCCACAAGCTCTCTATGTGCCATATGATAACTTGACGATCTATGTCAAACATTAGTTGAAATTTATCTGCCAAAGGTGGCCTAGGGGTTCATGTATTCCTGCATTTATAGATGAGGAGATCCGAATGCTCTCTTCAACTATTGGCTAATGCGGAGGCTTGGATGTCATGATAAAGCCTACGCTAGGATTGACCCGCCTAATCCAATCATTAACCCAAGTTCAGGGTATATGTTTTCTTCAGACCTTGTAATGGGATTGAACTTTTTACTGGTTCCATGGTGAAGAATTTTCTGCTGGTCTAAAGAACCTCAGCCAAGTGCTTTCCGTCTACTGTTCTAGAATAATATCTTTTTCTCTACCTATGATAAATGGTATATCTTCATTTTCTGGGAAAAAGAAATGTAATTTACTACCTCAGCTATGTAATAGACAAAATTTGAGACAGTCAAAATTATGCGGCACACGAGGGTGTATACTTTAGGTACAATAACCAGGGTCtcttagcatttttttttcatgatcttTGCTTTGGTCGTGACTCATCGCATGCATTTCAGATAAAAAATATTGGTCAtgatcatatatattttttcattgtGGTAAATTGGTTTTTAGAATGCTGTATAGagaattgaaaatcaaaatcacTATAAACTAATTTTTATCTCAAGTAAATGCTTACTGTGTGAGAATCAGAAGTTCTGATCTCATGGATTACAAATCTGATGCTTCACCTCAACCTATATTGACATGGAACATATATGGCAATTGGCTTCCGATACAATTTGCGAAAGGTATTGTTGTAATTAGGTATTATGTATTTTTTCCCTTGTGTATTGGTAATTTGGATTGAGGATAATGATTATTGACTTTTTGAATTCGGATTCTAGTTTCCTCTGTTGTTATAGCTCTTAGCTTTTAAATGGGACCATAGGTAGTCGCAATTTGTTGTAGCTCTTAGCTTTTAAATGTGTCTTATGTTAGGGCTGTGGCCCTTTTGTGCTATCTTTTTTCCGCCTTCTCACACCCCCACGTGCTGCACCATGGTCCATATGTACTTTGTTGTTGTTGGATAAGAACTTTGATATGACATTCGTGATGCTATTCATCCAGGCTTCAGAAAGATTATTGGCCAAAAGGTCAGCAGCAAGTATGCTTAGCAGGAAAAAGCCTACTCAGGCAGCTCTAAGGACTTTCctcatatgatttttttttcttatcaatatctTAAGCATCCTGTGTCATGCATGTTTTGAATATTCAAACTACCTTGTTGAACCAAAACATTTTCGTAGCCTGCCAGTAAAAATGGAGGGGCTGTAAAGTCAGGTGTCAGTAAGAAAGGAGATGTGTATCAGCTGAAAACATCGAAGCTCGTTGAAACTGAAGATGCGGAGGTAAATGATTTACAATATGTTTGCAAGGGCTGTCTactgttttcttgtttccttaTTGTTTCCCAATGAACTAAAATTGAGAGTTACACAGTTACACTGCATTGTTTTCTTAGTGCACTTGAGGCAGAGTACCAAAATTATCCATTTGAGGTGTGTTTGGATGGGATCCACTATTCTGTTCCAGATTATTAAGTATAATGGGGTCGTTTATTGACTAATAATTTTGCAGGGTGCAGCTGCAGTTCCAAAGAAGGCTGTAAAACTATTTGAATCCTCATCATCATTGTCTGGTGGTGGGCTTGAAAACCTACCACGTGCTGATGTCAGCGGAAAGATTACACCTACTTTACTGAAGGGCTTTGAAAGTCCTGATCGGAAGGTATAGTTTTTATCATTTAAATCAGTTAGTTGTGATacagtctttttcttttctttttttcctagaTACATTTATGAGGAGTGTTAGCTCTTATTATAATGATCCTCCGAatagtttgttttctttttcccagGTTCGTCTAGAATCTATTGAAGCTGTACAAAAAATATTGGAAGAGGCCAACTTACGCATCCAACCAACGGGAACTGGTAATATCATTTGCATGCAAAGGATGGTGatagatttggagggtttttttttatacactTGACTTAAGTTTATTGCTTGTTGTGCTGCCACTCCCAAGGGCCTATGCAAGTTAAGGCCCCCACTTAATTTTAATTGCTACCTGAACTCTAAGATAATTCTGTCATACCGTCGTAAATTTATCCTAATGCCCACAGGGGAGCTATTATGTATTAGGTTCTTGATAGAGTTATAATTATTATTTCCACCTGCTTTTTGTCCAAATACTCTCACTTCTGTTTATCATAAGCCAAAGTACAAATATTTCTAtctgtcaatagaattgaataTTTTAGTGCATCATAAACATAAGAGGTTTTCATAAGTTCACCTAAAAAGGACCAAAGGGAGGGGGGTGGAGGAAAACTAGTGCCAAAGGCTGAAAAGTGAGGTGGGGGAAAAAAGTTTCACCATGATTATTAATGTGTCCTCTCTATAATAAATTTATGGATCCGGCACTAGCCACTCCATTGACTTTTGCTTTTATGTTGACTCCTAGTGGAATTATTTGGAGCTCTTAGAGGGCGCCTACATGACAGGAACAAAAATTTAGTAATTGCAACACTGTCTACTGTTGGGGCACTAGCATCTGCAATGGGACCAGCAGTTGAGAAGTCTAGCAAGGTTGTTTGCTCTAACCCCACATTTCCGTGTCACTTGTCCTTGACTGTTACTTTGACCATATTATCAAGCAGTGGTTCTTGCAGGGTATACTGGCAGATGTTTTAAAGTGCCTTGGTGACAAGCATACGAAAGAAAAAAGTTTGACTACTCTAGATTCTTGGCTTGCTGCTGTTcatattcaaaagatggtttgTGTTTCGTTTTTCCTATGTCCTTTACCTGTTGTTTTATTCTCCCCCTTCTCTGGTACTATAACAACTCTATTCACTAATAGGTGCCTTACATTGCTGCTGCTTTAACGGATATTAAGCTTGGTGCGGAAGGGCGCAAGGACCTTTTTGATTGGCTTTCAAAGCAACTTGGTGGACTAAAAGATGTTACAGACACTGTAGACCTACTGAAACCAACTGCTTCTTCTATAACGGTATCTAGTGCCAAAATTTGAATGTCTTTTTGATCCTGATTTGAAGGGAGTATGTGCGACTGTTTTACCACTCGATCTACTTATATATGGCTTGTGATCTTAAATGTAGGATAAATCGCCAGATGTTCGTAAAGCAGCAGAAGTTTGTATTGGTCAAGTTGTTAGAGTTTGTGGGCCAGAAACAGTACGTGGAATCCAAGTTGTAGGTGTCCCTTTTTTGTTTACATTCAGTAAAAATTCTGAACTTTTTATCGTCGTATATCCAGGTGACCAAGAACTTGAAAGATATTCAAGGACCTGCATTAGCTATCGTTCGTGAATGGCTGCAGCAAAATGGGGCTTTTCAAGGTATATGGTTGTGAATCTTCAGGAGgttttgttatatttgtttCTTTGGTTTTGCTGCTTCATGCTGATATACTTTGCTTGCTCCCAGAAACATTTGAATTTTCGAAGGCAATATTGTCAGAGCCAATTTTTAAAAGCAGCTCAAAGGTCAGAAAATCTGCCTCCAATGGTCCTGGTGATTGTATACCTCTGCATGGTAGCCAGGCTGTTTCTTCGGTATGCTTTTGCCTGCTTGAATTATTTTCCATTTGAAGTATAAAAGTAGGAATACTGATTTTTCTATGATTTGGGAAGAGAGCGATTTCATCAAAGGGCTCAAGGACAAAATCAATTATGTCTGTTCAAGATATCAATATTCAGTCTCAGCCTTTGTTAACTGTTAAGGATTCGAACAAGGTACTTAATTGATTGGTAACAGACTTCAATTCCTTATTAACGTAATGTGTTTAGTGCGGCTATGATTGGAATGAGCTGTGCACAGGAGGAAAGGGAGAAATTGATTGTTCGCAGGTTTAAATTTGAAGAGCCACGGTTGGAACAGATTCATGATCTTGAGGTATGTCCTCTTGAGTGTTCATAAATTGTCTTTTGCTTTGCTGCCATTCCTCTATCAACTTGACAGAttccttgttcttcattttGCCACAGAATGATCTTAAGATGTATTTCAGAAAGGATTTGAGCAGGAGGCTTCTGAGTGCAGATTTCAAGAAGCAAGTTGATGGAATTGAGATGCTCCATAAGGTGTTTTTTGTTATCACACTTTTGGTTCCTTGAATTTCTCTGGCTATTCGAATGGGCCTTCCTTACAGCTTATGTTAACTTTCTAGGCACTGCCTTCGATGGTAAAGGAAATATTTGAAGTACTGGATATAGTTCTCAGGTGGTGTGTTCTGCGATTCTGTGAATCTAATAAAGCGTGCCTACTGAAGGTATAGTATTTTATTAACCTTCTTGTTTGGATGATCATTCTGAAGTTTATATTCAGATTAGATTAGGTGCTATTGAATTCAGTTTTTGTGTTTCCCACAAAAGGTACTTGAGTTTCTGCCTGATCTCTTTGACACATTGAGGTGTGAGGGTTGCACAATGACAGAGGCAGAAGCAGCCGTTTTTCTTCCTTGCTTGATTGAGAAGGTATAACAATTCCTAACTGAATGAATTTTGCTAATGTATATATTGTGTTAGTATCAGTAGTTTTGCTAGTCTAGACCCCATTAAGTTAGCATGGATCCGTTTGCCTTTTTGTGGGCTTTAGACTGTTGGGCTTGGTTTGAAGGTCGGAATTTGGCCAAAGTTTGACCACAGCTAAGTTGTTTCCATTTTGCCTTGTTTTATGCTGGTACTATTCTATCAATTATCAGGCTTCTCTTTTACTTTCTTCTTGTTCTGCAGTCTGGACACAACATTGAGAAAGCACGAGAAAAAATGAGGGGACTGATAAAGAAAATCATCCATGCatattcagcaaaaaaaagtcTGCCTTATATCTTGGAGGGTTTGCGTTCCAGAAACCACCGAACCCGTATTGAATGCGTGGATCTTGTTGGATTCTTGTTTGATACCCATGGAGCGGAGGTACAATAGGGAATACTATTTGATCTTTATCCTTCTTTGCTAGGGAAGGACGCTTTCTATCCTTTCTTGTCTGCAGATTGTGGGGCAGTTGAAATCCTTGCAGACTATTGCGAGCTTAACAGGAGAAAGAGATGGTGAAATTCGGAAAGCTGCATTAAATACTCTAGCTATTGGTTACAAGATCCTTGGTGAGTCATGGTCTTAGCACCtgtttgattttggtttattcgAATAAGAAGATTTGACTTTGGAGGTTATAAGTTCCTAGTGATTTCAATGTATTTGTTTCTAGCAGTTGTGTTGCTATTTttaatgtaattttttcttAATCGCATCTTAGCCTTGGTAAGAACTGCCAATAGTAACAAGCAACATCTATTTGGCAGATGTCCATTTTGTAGTCTTATTCTGAGGAACCAAAATCAAACAATGGGAAGCAATATCCATTTTTGTTATCTTGTTCCGAGAAACCAATAGCAGCAACTAGCAAGCAATATCCATTTCGTACTTTTTGCTCAGCAGCCTAggttgtcatttttttttacaggtGATGACATATGGAGATATGTCGGGAAGCTGGCAGATGCTCAAAGGAGCATCTTAGATGATAGATTTAAGTGGAAGGTCAGTGCATAGTTGCGCTATTTCTTGTGCTTCTGTTTCTTCCATTCATTGGGCTGTGTATTGTCAGGACCGAGAGATGGACAAAAGAAAGGAGGGAGAGCCTGGGAAAGCAAGGGCTGTTTTAAAGAGTTCTGTTAGGGTAAATGGGTATGTCTCTCATCTGTTTCTTTTGCAAAAAGAGCTTGTTCCTGTGttcatatacatacatacataatgtatgtatgtatgtatgtagtTGTAAAGTTGTTGCTTCCTCTCTCTTGAAATTATTCACTGTGTGTTTGTTCTTGAAGTTTTAATGCATAATGTTTCTCTGGATGCCCAATTAAACCAATATATGAAGAGGCGTTGGCGATGCTCGTGTTGAAAGCTGGATGTTTTCATGGTTTTCGTGGTTGTTGCTACTCTTCAAGATATATTTCGACTATACTGGAAAGAGATGAAAACTAGGCCTTCTATTACTTACCTAATAATGCAAATGTTTAATACCCTTTGTCTTCATCTTAATAATTATTTTCTTATTACTGTGCCAGTAAACCCTTAAAAATTACCAAATAAGTTTGATGAATTAGTTATTTCATGCTGCATTAAGTTATTGGGCCTAGGTAACCGTGGTAATGTTTATCAAGAAACACATTCTTACTTTCCTGCCATATATATTCTAATGCACTTCAGAGTACATGAAAGAGGCTCTCTTTCTTCCATCAATGGGGTGTTCCTTTTGCATAGTAGTATCACCCTTTGGCAACTTGGCCAAGTATGCTTATAATTAACGTTTTGATAATATGTTAATAATGGATATCATCGGAGAAAGACGGCATCATGCTGGGTCATGCCTTATCTAACCGTTCACCATGCTGTCAGCTTCCTTTagttagtactccctccgtcccattttctttgtccaaaattccccttttttgtgtcccaaaaagattgtccatTTGAAAAGACAAAGGtacaaaattctttatttttcccATTTTACCCTTCTCTCAGATTGACTTTTGGAAGAGggaagtttgaattttaaatttggtATGCCTTTTTTACCTCCACAATTTTTGGGATATCAATCCCAAGTTTCTGACTCCAATTAATAGCTTGACGGGCAAATTCAAATTGGGGGCAGCGCCAGAAATTGGTTCCCATCAACTCCAAAAAATCACTCAAGGGTATTATTGGAAACGTGAAGTTTTGAAAAGATAATCATGATGTTTCCTTAAATTTGTAGTATTTCGAGATTGGACgatgaaaatgggacggagggagtatcattttcTAATGTGAAATGTGAAGTTTGATTGACTAGTTGTAGTAGTTTCTTTTACATGCAATTTCTCTTCCATACATTCAGATGAAGAGAGGAACAGATCTTTGCGATTTTGAAACATCCCTCATCTCTGTTTTAAGTACAAAGTCATAACATTTCtatatttctttctctcttttttttgtctggatttttttttccttttgttgctCCCATTCAGTTGTAAGTGTGTTTCAAATACAGAAAAATTGTATTTTCATTCTTCCAGTTAACTGTAAGATGTCCTCAGAACATTGTCATCAGCTTATTTGGTAGTTGAAGTGTTTGAAAAACAATGAGCTCTATTTTATAGCTGTGTTTCTTGCTGTTTCTCTCTGTGTTTACCACTAGGTTCACATGTTCGAGCCCTGAGTCTTTTGCTAACTTTTTGTGTGTTGGTTAAACAATGATCTTGCTTTCTCATTATGAAGTTATATCTTGTTAGCAAAAATATATGAGTTGCAGTTTTGTTATGAGGGCAGTTTTTAAGTTGATTATAAAAGTTAGATTTGTTCGATCTCTGACTTTCTTCATGTCTGCTTTGTGATCTGTAGATCTGATGTAGCAAAACAAAGTGGTGAAGTTCCGCGGTCTGTAGCTGGTAAAATCTTTTCAAGGTACTGCAGATTTCCTGCCTTGGGATTATTGTTCGCTGCGTGTAGAAATTTAGTAATCCTACTTTGTTGATGACCTTACGTCTATATTGAATTAGGGGGGATGGTGGACATTCTGAGAAGCACATGGAGAAACATTTTATTCACAGAACTACTGCTGTTGCAAATGGCCCCAGAGACTGGAATGAAGCCCTTGATATTATTGAATATGGCTCCCCTGAGCAGGTTTTTATATTAGCGGTGTACTCCTTTGGTGTTATCTATTTTTCAGATACACGAGGTGTAAAATATCTTTTGCTAGACCGAGTTTACAGCCATTACTacttggttttggttttagAGTCATATTGACATTTCCCCCCTTGTTTGGTTCCTTTTTGTCTTTGTATTGTTATCTCACTGTGATTAGATGATATGGTCACCCATGGTGATTTATTTTGTCTCTCACGTTCTTGCTTCAGGACTATTAGTTGGATTTTcacacacaatctctctctctctctctctctctctctcaaccaaccTCCAGTTCTAAGTAATTTGTTTGTTGCTGCAGTCTGTTGAAGGAATGAAACTTGTATTCGTTGAGTTGGATCAGGCAACCAACAGTCGTGAATGCAGTGCAACGCGTAAAATTGTGGAAGGTGCTGATAGGCTTGTCTCATGCTTAGTTAATAAGGTAACACTTTTCCAAGATACTGGATAAGCTTGTCTCATGCTTAGAAGTTAGACCTCTGCTGGGTCATATTTTGACTAGCCAAAAATCTCATTAACTTCAAATATATCTGTGGCAGCTAGCTGAGATATTTGACTCAAGTCTCACAGGAGCCTCTTCAAGGTCTTGTAAACTTGTTCTCAATGTTGTAATGCAGGTAATTTGCCGTCAACGTCTCCCTATTCCACTTGATGTTGATGGTTCATTTGATTGCAAAATgccaataagaaaaaaagaagtttttgcaTGGAGATTGGCTCATGtgacttaccaaaaaaataaatgaatgttGTCTCATAAGGAAAAATACCAATGATATGGTTCAAAGgagtattgtgtgtgtgtgtgtgtgtgtgtgtgttggggggGAGGTGGGAATTGGAAAGACATGGATCGCTTATTTCTTTATGTTGTTTAGCAATTAGCATTATCCTTATGGTGTACAGTAGTTATGAGTATTTGTTGAGAACTGAGAGTGGACTCTTTGGGAATTTTCGTGTTATGGTCATTTCTCCAAGCACTTTTGCTTCATCAGAATGCTACAATTTCTGAGGTGAAGAGTAATGATAATGCTAGCATTGGGATAAAATTTGCCACATTGCTTCTTTTTGGGGATAGGTTCTACTCCATTCAAAGTGGGCTTACCCGTACAGTTACTTTAGGATCACTGATAGAGTTCATGAAAATTAGGATTTGATTTGTCTAATTAGGAGAAAACAAAAGTGTGACCATTTCTTTCCTTTCTGTCCTCcattcttgtgcctctctttatttatttcgatgagctttatttttgctcaaaaaaaGAATGATGCAAAGAAATAAAAGGAACTTGGGACCAACAGCAATCAATAGTTGCAAGACTCGTCTTATGGTGAGTAAGTGTTAGTATTTGCTGCAGGTATTCAAAAGCAAACGGTTTGCTCATGCTGTGAAGGAGAGTACTCTTGAGAGTCTAATCACTGAGCTGCTGCTTAGGCTTTTGGATGAAAGGGTTCCCCAGATGAATGATGGCTGCCAGCTCCTGAAAGCACTGAACGTTTTGATACTGAAAATCCTTGTTAAGTTTTTTTCATAAAGCTTCTATTTTCCAATGTGCTTATCGGAGTATGTTGGGACTTTAATATTGAGTATTCTATTCCGATGCAGGAAAATGCTGAACAAACTGCGTTATTTCTTGTCCTGATTAATCTCTTACATCCTTTGGACCCCTCAAGGTGGCTATCGCCAACATCAAATGAGTGTATTGCCACTAGAAAAGAGAAGTTCTCTGATTTGGTTATCAAATGTTTGTTCAGGCTGACAAAAGTTAGTTTCTTGCTGGCCGTTTTTGGTGCTCTTTGTGTCATTATTTTGATAAAGTTTCCATGGCCATGCacaatatatttttcatatatatattggAGATATTTCACAGGATTGTTTCAGTAAATTGGACTTGCTACCATGTCATCtgaatctttctttctttacattCTTTACTCCCCACACTCCCAAATGAAAGGAACCATAAACACCCTTAATTAGTATCTTTTATGCATAGGTGATaatcacccttttttttttacaggcaCCAATTTAATTGGCCAGCAACAAATACAACCACGGACACATTTCACATGATTGACATACTAAAATGAAGTTCAGCAAGTTTTCCatcgctcttttttttttccttcctaaaAAACAAGTTATAATTTTTCTGCcattcttttgtattttttgaaggaCGAAGAAGATTTCATTCTCCCATTTTTTCTTGACTGCGAATTTAACAGTTGGgagattaaaaatatatacc
The sequence above is a segment of the Rhododendron vialii isolate Sample 1 chromosome 13a, ASM3025357v1 genome. Coding sequences within it:
- the LOC131312788 gene encoding protein MOR1-like isoform X2 — protein: MSEDEKLLKEAKKLPWEDRLTHKCWKVRNEANTDLASVCESIADPKDPCLRAFGPFFKKTIADSNASVQDKALDALIAYLKATDADAGRYAKEVCDAIVGKCLMGRPKTVEKSQMVLMLWVEVEAVDAFLDGMEKAIKNKVAKAVVPAIDVMFQALSEFGAKIVPPKRILKMLPELFDHQDQHVRASSKGLTLELCRWIGKEPVKSILFEKMRDTMKKELEAELVNVTTTARPSRKIRSEQDKEPKQEMVSEVVGFGPSNESVLDAPQEIDEYELVDPVDILKPLEKTGFWDGVKAAKWSERKEAVAELTKLASTTKIAPGDFTEICRTLKKLSLDVNIAVAVEAIQAIGNLARGLRNHFSGNSRLLLPILLDKLKEKKPTLTEVLTQTLQTMHKSGCLNLVDIVEDVKVATKNKVPLVRSLTLNWLTCCIESSNKPVVLKVHKEYVSICIECLNDVTPEVRDASFSALAAIAKLVGMRPLEKSLEKLDDVRRKKLSELIGGSEDGLVGTTLVQASSGSVSSLLASERLLAKRSAASMLSRKKPTQAAGAAAVPKKAVKLFESSSSLSGGGLENLPRADVSGKITPTLLKGFESPDRKVRLESIEAVQKILEEANLRIQPTGTVELFGALRGRLHDRNKNLVIATLSTVGALASAMGPAVEKSSKGILADVLKCLGDKHTKEKSLTTLDSWLAAVHIQKMVPYIAAALTDIKLGAEGRKDLFDWLSKQLGGLKDVTDTVDLLKPTASSITDKSPDVRKAAEVCIGQVVRVCGPETVTKNLKDIQGPALAIVREWLQQNGAFQETFEFSKAILSEPIFKSSSKVRKSASNGPGDCIPLHGSQAVSSRAISSKGSRTKSIMSVQDINIQSQPLLTVKDSNKEEREKLIVRRFKFEEPRLEQIHDLENDLKMYFRKDLSRRLLSADFKKQVDGIEMLHKALPSMVKEIFEVLDIVLRWCVLRFCESNKACLLKVLEFLPDLFDTLRCEGCTMTEAEAAVFLPCLIEKSGHNIEKAREKMRGLIKKIIHAYSAKKSLPYILEGLRSRNHRTRIECVDLVGFLFDTHGAEIVGQLKSLQTIASLTGERDGEIRKAALNTLAIGYKILGDDIWRYVGKLADAQRSILDDRFKWKDREMDKRKEGEPGKARAVLKSSVRVNGSDVAKQSGEVPRSVAGKIFSRGDGGHSEKHMEKHFIHRTTAVANGPRDWNEALDIIEYGSPEQSVEGMKLVFVELDQATNSRECSATRKIVEGADRLVSCLVNKLAEIFDSSLTGASSRSCKLVLNVVMQVFKSKRFAHAVKESTLESLITELLLRLLDERVPQMNDGCQLLKALNVLILKILENAEQTALFLVLINLLHPLDPSRWLSPTSNECIATRKEKFSDLVIKCLFRLTKVLRSTVCEVDIDCVLQSIHLYLQVLGMEEIQRRAGANDKPLTMVKIILQELVKLVGPAIKGHLSRVPIDMEPQPIIVAFIES
- the LOC131312788 gene encoding protein MOR1-like isoform X1: MSEDEKLLKEAKKLPWEDRLTHKCWKVRNEANTDLASVCESIADPKDPCLRAFGPFFKKTIADSNASVQDKALDALIAYLKATDADAGRYAKEVCDAIVGKCLMGRPKTVEKSQMVLMLWVEVEAVDAFLDGMEKAIKNKVAKAVVPAIDVMFQALSEFGAKIVPPKRILKMLPELFDHQDQHVRASSKGLTLELCRWIGKEPVKSILFEKMRDTMKKELEAELVNVTTTARPSRKIRSEQDKEPKQEMVSEVVGFGPSNESVLDAPQEIDEYELVDPVDILKPLEKTGFWDGVKAAKWSERKEAVAELTKLASTTKIAPGDFTEICRTLKKLSLDVNIAVAVEAIQAIGNLARGLRNHFSGNSRLLLPILLDKLKEKKPTLTEVLTQTLQTMHKSGCLNLVDIVEDVKVATKNKVPLVRSLTLNWLTCCIESSNKPVVLKVHKEYVSICIECLNDVTPEVRDASFSALAAIAKLVGMRPLEKSLEKLDDVRRKKLSELIGGSEDGLVGTTLVQASSGSVSSLLASERLLAKRSAASMLSRKKPTQAAPASKNGGAVKSGVSKKGDVYQLKTSKLVETEDAEGAAAVPKKAVKLFESSSSLSGGGLENLPRADVSGKITPTLLKGFESPDRKVRLESIEAVQKILEEANLRIQPTGTVELFGALRGRLHDRNKNLVIATLSTVGALASAMGPAVEKSSKGILADVLKCLGDKHTKEKSLTTLDSWLAAVHIQKMVPYIAAALTDIKLGAEGRKDLFDWLSKQLGGLKDVTDTVDLLKPTASSITDKSPDVRKAAEVCIGQVVRVCGPETVTKNLKDIQGPALAIVREWLQQNGAFQETFEFSKAILSEPIFKSSSKVRKSASNGPGDCIPLHGSQAVSSRAISSKGSRTKSIMSVQDINIQSQPLLTVKDSNKEEREKLIVRRFKFEEPRLEQIHDLENDLKMYFRKDLSRRLLSADFKKQVDGIEMLHKALPSMVKEIFEVLDIVLRWCVLRFCESNKACLLKVLEFLPDLFDTLRCEGCTMTEAEAAVFLPCLIEKSGHNIEKAREKMRGLIKKIIHAYSAKKSLPYILEGLRSRNHRTRIECVDLVGFLFDTHGAEIVGQLKSLQTIASLTGERDGEIRKAALNTLAIGYKILGDDIWRYVGKLADAQRSILDDRFKWKDREMDKRKEGEPGKARAVLKSSVRVNGSDVAKQSGEVPRSVAGKIFSRGDGGHSEKHMEKHFIHRTTAVANGPRDWNEALDIIEYGSPEQSVEGMKLVFVELDQATNSRECSATRKIVEGADRLVSCLVNKLAEIFDSSLTGASSRSCKLVLNVVMQVFKSKRFAHAVKESTLESLITELLLRLLDERVPQMNDGCQLLKALNVLILKILENAEQTALFLVLINLLHPLDPSRWLSPTSNECIATRKEKFSDLVIKCLFRLTKVLRSTVCEVDIDCVLQSIHLYLQVLGMEEIQRRAGANDKPLTMVKIILQELVKLVGPAIKGHLSRVPIDMEPQPIIVAFIES